The Castanea sativa cultivar Marrone di Chiusa Pesio chromosome 4, ASM4071231v1 sequence ACTGTTTCAGATCATTTTCCCTGGCTGTTGTAGCttttaatatatgtattttCAACAATCTTTGGTGTTGATTGTATGCTTTTAGCTGATGGTTGATGACCATCCTATATGTGTTGCATTCTCATCTCATCTAAACTTTTATCTTTGAATAATGAGATAGAGAATAGCTAATCAACTTTCCAGTAGAATAAAAGAACAAGCAGTTGGAACTAGGATGTTTATCTTTGCTTCGTTTAATGATATCAGTGGTTTGTTAttggaaataaaattgtaacttgGGTATCTagaaaaaatcaatatcatGATCGAGTTTGTTATCACTTGTccaaattttactattatcaGCTTGTAGTTTCATGCATATGTAtgaatatacttaaaagatgtacattaagatgcatagtataattcttacatatataatttaaatattattgatagtcattcttatatatatatttttaactctttaaaaagtcttgtaagaatattatttttttaaaatttttctataatcTTTAATTCtagatttttaagtttttgtaccCAATAACTTTCTTGGAtagatatttatgatgtggtttTTACGCAATAACTTATTTGGATAGATATTTATAATGTGGTCTCACATttgacttcaaaattaaaaaaataaaataaaattttctttaaaaataaataatttaggacacatgaccTAAAATTAGGGAGAAATTGGGCTTTTGcctctattttttaaaatatctagcaaTATGtcattgttttgaaactatttatgTTTgtgtccctgttttgaaactcgattttctcaaaatcaagtttcaatgtaaaactcgatttgtagAGAATTGAGTTGTAGacaatcaaacttaaaaaaaaaaaaaaattgatggaactcgagttccacacctttttttatttatctatttatttaaagtttgatttggcataactcaattttctaaaaatcgagcttcaaaatagagacaaaatagttttaaaatagaGACATATTGCtagattttttgtaaaataagggcaaaagcccaattTCCCCTAAAATtggaatgatatatatatatatatatatatatataaggaagtAAGTGATCAGgttattttttcctttgatatgcttgacttggaagaaccattgtgaaaaccaatttgaccatttTCCGTTTGAATTGAAGCATTTTCAGGAAGGAGGACATGTCCATTTCTACTAGAAAGTGTTTAACACTTAAGAAAAGTCCCAGAAACATCTTGAAGCAACTTCATTCAAATTTATCCATGCATGTCAAATGCATTTACTACTCTCTACAGCAGCCTTATCCAGCAAACACCTTAGCTCAGCCAAGCCCCTACCTTTTCAACCACTTGTCACCATAAATCAAGCCCCCACTATCTCATGCATAATTAGACAAAACTCACTGTAAATTGTAACTAAGTTAGTTTGAAGCCCGTGGCTTATAAATAGCCATTTTGTTGGgtaaattttttcttccttcttcttggATGATCGTCATCAtaggcttcttcttctttgcattCAACACAATCACAAATATCTCACCATATGTGGCCAGAGGGTGATTTGCCCTCATAGTAGGGTTTTCCATTTTCATGGAATGATTTTATCTTGAGGCTATCTTCACAAACATATGACACATGTTGAAGCATGACACATGTTGAAGCAGATTAAGTTCTGCCTCTCTATAGTTACAAAGTAGCTATTTATAGGCCACCGACTTCAAACTAACTTAGCTACAATTTACAATGAGTTCTATCAGATTATGCATGAGACAGTGAGTGCCTAGTTTATGGTGACAAGTGGTTGAAGAGGTGGGGGCCTGGCTGAGCCAAAGCGTCTGCTGGATAAGGCTGTTGCAGAGAGTAGTAAATGCGTCTGACATGTATGGATAAGTTTGAATGAAGTTGCTTCAAGATGTTTATGGGaccctttcttttaaaaaaaaaaattaaatgcgaTTATTTGTAGCGTGACCATTTGCAATGTTGCCGGAAATTATCAGACAAGCATCATGACCTTACTAACCCCATGCCAAGACATGCCCCCACAACGTGACCACCAAGTTCATCTATTCTATTTGATTGGAAATTAGGAAGTGATCGGCATGTACATGATACCAAGTATGGTTACAAAATAATGTGTCTGCCTTGCATCACCATTACCTTACTCGAGCCCCCACCACCGTTACTTACGGTGGCTTGCTTCGGATACAAACTTGCTTGGTCTGAAAATGAATTCTATCAAATCTAGTCCTCATTGGCTCATTTATATTTCCGAGTGTTGCAATTTTGGAGAATGCATCCAAGGATATAAATAACTTGGCTGTACAttctctttttgttgttgttgttgttgttgttgttgttttgtctTGTCGAGAAAGTGGTTGTGCATACTTGATTCCCTatattcataataatttcacatAATTCACTAGACAGTCAATGCCAATGGGTAGCTGATCCTTTGGAAGAAGAGCAAATCCTTCTTTTTCTAATTTAGAAAAAGGCCAAATGTGATGAAGCTAGGGCTAGGTGTACATGTCTGGGATTAGCCACACACACTCAACATCTGATTTTAGATAGATTGTGATCATTGGGATTACGTAGAAAAAATTGGGGAAGGGGTTTTGGATTTATGATtgcaaaagatgaaaaaaaaaaaatatatagaaataggatttttaaaaaatacttaaatagTATCTATGAACAGTAGCATGCAGATAGTGCCGATGAGTAGTAACCCATgaaaaggaggaagaaaaaaaaaaatcctaataccAATATGTCTCAATATCAAAAAGGGAATCAATAGACTCCTTTTTGAGAGCGATTTATCTTTTTTGAACGCAGCATACAACTCTCCCGTGTACCgctcaataattttattaatcaatttcAACTTGTTTAAGTACactaaaaaacttatataaTCCCTATTCTTAACTTTTACTTTGACcagaaaaccaaaatttttgaattaaaaatagtaCATACATAAAGACccataaactaaataatacttATGAATAAAAGCCCATAAACTAAATAGGacttattaataaaagaaaactcACGACACATactcaacaattgtaaaattactaaaatacttGAGTCTagaataaacaaataaagtataaaaaacCTAATTAACTACCATGGACACACAGCTATTTCTCATGATTGTGCTAATGTCCtacatttatttgatgactaTGAACGTGTTTCAggtcaacaaataaacaaaaacaagatcACAATGTTTTTTAGCAAATCTGCCTCTGAGGATGCCCAGCGACAGATTAAGATTGCTTTGGAGTATAGGGAATTCAGCAATATGAGAAATACTCGGGGCTGCCATCCTTTGTGggaagggaggaaaaaaaagcTAGTTTTAGCAATCTTAAGGAGAGAATCTGGCAAAAATTGCAAGGGTGGGAAGAATGGCTTTTGTCATATGCTGGAAGAGAAGTCTTGATCAAATCCATTGTATAAGCTATTCCTACTTATACAATGGGTTGTTTTAAATTACCCATTGGACTTTGTAAGGAAATTGAAGTactaattagaaaattttggtgAGGGCAAAGAGGTGATAGGAGGAAAATGCAttaggtcaaatgggaggattTGTGTATATCCAAAATAGTGGGAGGTATGGAGTTCCGAGATTTGGCTAAGTTCAATGATTTTCTATTGGCAAAGCAAGCTTGGAGGTTGATGCATAGTGAAAAATCTCTCTTCTATTGGGTCTTTAAGGCTTGCCTTTTCCCAAATTGTTCTATTTTGGAAGCAAAGAACTCTAAGTTAGGCTCTTATGCCTGGAAGAGTATCTTGAAGGGTCGGGAAGTTATAAAAAAGGGAGCTAAATGGAGCGAGGGCAATGGTAGTTCAATCAAAATTTGGAGTGATAAAAAAGGGAGCTAAATGGAGCGTGGGCAATGGTAGTTCAATCAAAATTTGGAGTGATAGCTGGTTACCAGAGTCAAGAGGATATTTTTCCTATAATCTGATCATGCTATGGTTGTGCCACCATGAGAACAAACATAATAGATTACGATTTACTAACTACAAAAAAACTCCccctcaaaacaaaaaaaaaaaaaaaaacgaaaacaaaaaacaaaaaacaaaagagcttTATATATACACCTATAGATTTATGCTTCTTCCAAagatttatccaaaaaaacaaacatttagAGATCACTAAAGGGATCACTATAACAAATCTATTACGTCCTTCTTGGTCCTGACAACTACTGGTGAAGTAGAGAGAGCACTTTGCACTTTTCGCTTTTCTGGAACTAGCAGAAGATTGCCTTTCTGATTAGCCTCTTCAACCTCAGTAGGTTTATTGACTGGTAAGGATCCAAACATCTGTACCATTAAGCTTCCCCCTAACATAAAATGTAGCCTAGTGAGTTTGGTacacttttttttgaaaatgagtttgaaaCACTAGCCTTATgtcagttctgattttcatttTGCTTGTCTTTTTTCATAATCTAAAAGTTGCCTTTTTGTTTTAGAGAGAGGAGGGGAAGGGGAGTGTTTTAACATTATTGTTATATTGATATGAAAAGTAAACACAATAGATGAGAAAATTGTCACTCCCCaggattaaaaaagaaaaagaaattcttgtagttggaaaaaggaaaaacaaccATCGGATGTTGAATAAGAATGTAATATAAAGTGCAAACAAACGGTAAGGGGTTAATACACAAAAAAGTAGTGTATGTAACATCCAGGATCGAATTGAAACTTTTATTCGttcatgtttaatttttcttctgaATTTGAAAAGTGAATGAATGAAAATGCAAAATGGTGAAGAAGCAATACATCCAGCAAtactaaaatatgaaaaagaagagaatgatCGGTTATAAATGCTGAAAAGATTTGCTATACTTATATCACTCTGATGCTTCCTTAAGGTTATAAGTGCTTAAATACAATTCTTCTAACAAAATCATGGAAAACAGGAAAATGAGGAAAGTTAGATATTCTGCTGAAAGCATGGTGAATAGGGTGATAgaacattcaaaattaaaaattcaagtcTAAAGATAGCTGCAATTTGCATCTAAAACACAAATGCCTGATAATGGTTTTATCTTTTTAAACCAAATgataaaaagaagataaaagggATTGTTACTTCTTAATGTTATTTCTTACCTAGCACAAGAGCAGCGCCAATCCATCCACTCATACCCCACCTTTCACCGAGGAGAAACCATGCAAAACCTGCACCCCAGAGTGGCTCCAGCCCATAAATTATTGCTGTTTCTGTTGCTGAAACATCACGCATGGCTGCCATCTATAGAAACAAGAACAAGCTGCGGTAATCCATactaaaaaaagaactaaataCATGCCAAAAACAATGCAAAAGAACAAGAAGCACTTTCACTTGTCACAGCCAAAAAGGACCAAATTTGAAGGAGGATTGACTGGAGTTAACAATAGAGTTTTTCTTAGAAACTACATCTCTGGCACGAATGATATGCTTGACATTACTGATGGAGAGATTTCTTGAAGATGCATGTAAGGcataatttttttgggaaaattttaaaacttaatcaAAACTTCACATAATCCATTTCTACTTCTCAATTGGAATGCCCAAGTAACCTCAAGCCTCATGCCCTACTGTCAGAAAAAGGGGCCAGGAAAACAAAGCAAACTGTTGAAGTCAGAGCATCCATATAAATTGTCGAAATAACTACTTAATACTGAACTTACTTGGCATGCCCGGATTCATGATCATATAGAAAACACAAATAAAGCACAAGTAACTTGAAAGACATGGAAGACATTCAGTTCCATTGGGAGTCATATGCACACTCAGTCCTAAATTAATTTGTAAAGCAGGTAGTGCAAGAGCTAAGGAATGATACCTCCTAATGGAAGACATACAGTTCAATTCGGAGTCATATGCTCACTTGGTCCTAAATTAGTTTGTAAAGCAGGTAGTGCAAGAGCTAAGGAACAATACCTCCACCCATAAGCATAATCCAGTAGAGAATATGCCAGTATATAGAGCAGGCATCCATGGAAATGTGACAATCCAATCCCATAGTTCTGTCCATGTCCATGTTGATTGGTCAAAACCATTAACACCATCAAACCATCCTCCAATTAAAACCCAGATTGTGGATAACAGAGCAACAACACACACCTAAACGAAACCGTAGAATTTTTTCATATGCATAAATTGAAAATCATGCATCGTCAAAAGAGGCATGTATAAGTGCATTTGAGGAGGAAGTACATTCAGGACAAGGAAACAAACCTCATATCCAAGAAGTGGTAGGAAGTTCTCTTTCTTTGTGCTTCTTGATATATGTTCCGTTCGAAGCATGtgaattccaaaaaatattgCACTTAAAAAGTTCAAAAGATCTCCAACCTGAAAATATTGGGACTTTAtgaaattaagataaaattatCTCATAGCAAACAATCTGGTGCagatcattgttttttttttgttttttgggcaTAAGATTATTCTTCTTTTAATGGTATCAAAAGTTACAATACAATCAACAAGATATTCTGATAAGGAATTATGCAGCGCTTACACTTGGAGGAGATCCACTACATTCCAGCATAGCAACCCCAAGAGTAGACATGAGAACTCCAAACCAGGTACGGGCAGGAATATAGGCTCCTAATATGCCATCAAGCAAAGGAACCACTATAACCTGTTCAAATTAGTAGGAAATTGTTAAACTTTACTGTTCTGCTTCTTTCTGAGATTAATTTTTTCACTTGACAAATCAGGAGTCTCAGTCATGTTGGATAGGAAACGTCTTATTGTGATGgtaaaacaaagcaatgcatggAGATATGATTGAGAAAAgctattttaaatatatattactcctcccccccccccccccccccccccccccccccccccaaaaaaaaaattttttggagAACTTATTGGCAACGAAGTATCAAATCTTCTGTGCCATCCCTGAGAATCATAGAAATTTTCTGAAAACAAGTCATGAAATCTAACTTTTCTTTGTGATAATTGCATATCTAATGATTACAGGGGAAAAGAAATGTGTAAGGAGTTTGCTTACTGTAAACAATGAAATGAATGATGCACGCCCAGCATCAGCTGTAAGTAGACCAATTGCCTCAATAAGGTACCCTAAACTAACCCACAATCCCAGCTCCATCCCTGCATTGCGGGTTTTAATATCATCTCGAGCACGAAAGACAAATGGCAAAAATGGGATGGCTGAGACAACAAATCGCACTGCAGAGAAGGTCGCTGGGTCCATACTCATTTCAACACCTTTCACAATCGGAATGTCACTTGCTGCAGTTTGAAACCAAAATAATCCTTAATGAGTCATGATATAAATTTAGGATGTTTGAAACATGAAGTTATTGATTTACCAAGAAGTGAAAATATGAGTCCTTAATTATGTCACTCACAACCAAAAATAGCAAATGGTATTCTTGATAAAGGCATTAAAGTGATCTTTTGGGAATAATTTAGTGACTGATACTTCAAAATTTCTGTTGTCTAAGTAATACTAATTGTTCTGTCCAAACCCTGTGAGGTCCTCACACAGTTTGCACTAAGGTGTTAATATGTGATTGAGTGCACATTATTGCTTGGCTTTCCTCTAGGCAGTCAATTGTGATCCTTACAGCAAGAACCACAAGTGCAAATGAATTTGTGCAAGAACAATTACATATGATAGGAGGCGATTGTCTCATCAAATAGAGGTGGATTGTGCTGGATGGTTgccatttattttcaaaaaagatgGAGAGGTACGTCATACGTGCCTTGGACATTTTGGCAGTAAATTATGAAGTGAATTATCTGTTGGCAACATCTAATCATATTCATGATTCAAGGCTAGTTataaaacaccaaaaattttaaaacagttaaaaaaaaatccagattgAGAACAAGGAAGCCAAATCATTAATAGAAACGAAATGTTCAAGGGGCCAGGCTTTTGTGCTTGTCACTCACTCGAGCCAATATAAGAAAAGTTGGAAACTTACTTGACTGGTTTATATCTATACTTATTTTGTCTTATGAACTCTTaatttgactaaaataaaataaaatcaacaatCTACATAAATTTTGTCTTCAAAAACCAATATTTTAAAACATGAAAGCAATTTAAAgccaaagaaagaaagggggGTGGGGGGATAATAATTGGTAGAGCAGATTAATAACAAGATTAGGTTTTATGTCTTCAATAAAAGAGAACGATCATACtacaaaaatagtaaaataagttgaatagtaaaataaactggtAAAATTAATCATGTCAAACAGACACTTAACCACCAAATGAAGTTATTTATCACATTTTCAttaaaacagaaataaaattcaaatgcACTAATCAATTTACTGGCAGCAAATATACTAATTTGGAAATCTCTTAGcaggtgattttttatttaaattactttttgttttttaccaGAAACATACCGTACAAAACATGTAGCTCAAGACATTGGCATCCATTACTGAGCTTTTAAGTTAGGAagcacagatatgggtatggtagGACAAGGAAACACTAgcaatttctaaaaattatatatgacatGGCAAGTATGGCATCCTAAATGAAATGTTTGTGCTTCTTAGCTTTTAAGGTTGCTATGTTAGCATACTCTTACAATTACCAAAACTGTATTAAGCTTCATCCCAGCATAGATACAAAGGCTACCCACTACTGAATTTTCATAGGATGTGACATTGCTTCTCTCTTTAATTTTACCAATACTATATGAATGATCATAAatacaaatcaaattaaattaccCATTCTCCTAATAAGAAATCATGAATTTATTCACTTAACCAATATTCTAACACTTTCCTTACATGAAGGGACAAAATTCCCTTACTAAATGTAGcacaatatatttaatttttaactttttaaatcgGAGATACTCCGAACACATGTTCAAACTCGAACTACctgataaattattaatttctgAAAAGGTAATGAAAGCGGTGAATTTAATAACTTAACCAATATTCTAATATTCCAACAAAATATACACACTATTGATTAAATTATGCATGAAtatgaagaaagaaatagaagttGAATACCATAGACGATAGTAATGACGTTGAGCAAGATAATACTCCTCATCCTCTTGGaggaaaaccaaaatttttgccACAAAGGCCGCTTCTTTGCAATCGCTTTCAATCCCCTCTTCAGAGAATTATGGGCCTTAGCTTTATTTATCTTCTGCTCAAATTTATTGGAACCATCAGAATGTACAATAGAGAAAGTGACATCATGGGTCCTTTCATTCTCTGGAGATTTCTGGTTTCTTACATATCTGGAAGTAGCTGCATAATAATAAGTAGAACAAGAACAAGAGGATGttgaacaagaagaagaagaagaagatggtgtTAGTGATGAGGAGGAGTCAGACGAGTAAGCAGTGAAACGAAGTGGTTTGGTGGAGAAAGAGTTATTGTTATTGAAGTAGCATGAGATTTTGGAAGCAGGGTAGTCATATGTTGTTTTTGTGTTCCATATTGTTGTTGATGAGGAGAAAGCCATGATAGAGCTACTTAGAGAGTCTTAGTTtcgattatttttctttgtgtttggttttgtttttcagAAATGATCACAATAATAATGTGCAGAGAGATCTGGTTCTCAAAAGACTGGGATTTTTATGAGTGGAATTTGGGACCAAGGAAGGGAGTCCACAACGTGTGGCACATGGGATTTTCGTTGAACCCGAGGTCCGACCAATATTGTCTTTTCATTTTTGGGTGCTGTGTGTGAACTGTAGAACTTACAAAACGTTCTCCACATGTTGAAGATGCTGAACCACTATAGGGATTGGGGAGGATAATGGGTTCCAATATTTTAATTCCCCAAATTCAAATGTTTATTTTAAGACAAACATTTAATACGTATCATTTGtcctattttattatatttaattttgtgtttcacCAATCATGAGGTACCAGAGaatttgttttccatttttctaGTAATCTTTACCATGATTTATTGCGACTAAATGATAAGAAGAGCTTAATTTATTGCAAAGTTCCTTttatcattttcaaaattatcatttatttcTACCATCATGtcatatacaataaaaaagaatttggaTCTCTATAAATTGTGGTTAGTGACTATCTTCTTTTTGTGATAAGTGACTATTTTTCTCACCCCAAGTgattacctttttcttttcaaagaaaaaaaaagtgactacTTTTTATCCAAGACTTGATTAAAATACACATTTCCTCTAAACTTTAGAGTAGTTGaaatcaaatcctaaattttaaaaaatttcagttaTTATCATGAACCTTTTAAGTGGTTTCAATTTGAaccaaattgttttttattgttatgtttGTATTATGTGATTTAACCTAAATATTAGGTTAAAATTTACTTTACACCCTTTTAGTTGGGAGTAACTTTTAAATCGGCCCCTTGACTTTCAAAACTTACAAGTTACACCATTGACTATTACATCTTACCAttaagtcaccaaaaaatgaTGTTGTTTTAGATAGAAAATTGATATCATTGTAACATTTGAGGGTCTAAATCACATGTTTTGAAGTCTATTGTTTAAAAGTTTAAGGAAATAAGTTGCAAATTTGAGGGCCGATTGATCGATTTAGATGCGTCCCTAAACTTAGataagtaaagtgtattttagcCTAAATATTATGGAGAAAACACAATGCAAATTGTTGTACTCTTATGGTAGCCATCTCTTGATAATTAGACATGGCAATACGGGTCAGAATTTTCTGACCCGACCCGAAAAAATACCTAACCTAAACCCCATTTTTTTTACCCGAAGAAAAAATGGGTTGACCCATGACCCGATTTTTTTGCAAGTCAACCCAACCcgttaaaaaaatttgctaaaaaaatatttaaactatgTTTTGATACTAGGTGCATAAAGCACAAAGTACCAAAActaataatcaatatattatagatataaagttataaacaatTAAGCTTCAGTACTTCACAAACATGACATGAGGATGAGACATGAGACAAGACAACACGTTACACAAGACTGTCAAGACTCAAGacaactattaaaaaaaaaaaaaaaaaatctcattcaataGTCAATACTAGGCCTAGCTGTAGTCCATTTCCAAAGCCAAATGCACACAATGCACAAATGAcaaacttgaaagttgaaacgtGAACAAACCACAAAGGGCCCCAAAGGCAAAGCTTCCTCAGTTCAGTTCAGTTCCTCTACTCTTTCTCTTGCACCTCCTGCCTCTGTTCTTCTTCACAAATTCCACACTTTTTTAGTTTCACACAAAGCAGTCAAAGTTACTTTGTGTACTAAAAGTTGGCTATATAGATTTGaaggtaatttaatttttttatagtcataattatacaattttaattctttattgattTGCTTTTATGGTACATtaagttatattaaaatattgtattgtaGATGAAGATGCTGACGAAATTGGCCAACTTGAGCTACAATTCGCAAGTATGAATATTTGCAGTACTGAATCTGCTACCAACGTTGAGTAGATTGAGATTGAAgtgtaatttttataaaatatttatttattcttctttacttaatatgttatgtttatttttaaatcattttttgtttagtttatcttTCTAAGTAATCTAACTTTACAATTATTCTAAATGCAACAGGAACATGTGCACTTAAGAAAACCGATAACTTGCTACTTTGCTGGcttacttgttttgtttgttttaagatctatctctttttgaagatgtaaacatataattatatgcattttgacagtgaactattaacattgaagacatcatgaatttatgactataaataatttttgtcatgctCAAAATTGTCAGAATTGAAAGGATATTAACAAGTGGCATTAAGTGTAattcatttgtttatttgattttattcattttctctaaaCATGTtgtcattgatttgtttttgtaattgaaaaaaaaaaaaaaaacttgtttgaaaatACGGGTTAACCCGACCCGACTCGCGACCCGACCCTACTCGCGACCTGATTGACCCGTTTAAAAATGATCTGTTTTGATCAGCAACCCATTTGACCGACAAACCCGATTAACCCaacccaaacccgacccggCCCGCCCATTTTGCCACGTCTATTGATAATGATATGAAACACAGTTTATGTAGTGAATTTGTCTGGGTCGGTACCCTTCACGTCTCTTCAGCTTGAATTGATTGCATGCTTAAATGCAGGCACTATCTGAAGCTTCTTGGACGAGTAGTCATGGCAAAATAATAAGTCAAATACAAACATCATTTacttttgaagttttctttGGGGGTCCAGAGTGACAATGGCGTCTGGAGAAGAAAGCTAGGTACACGCACGTATTATATGACATAAGGTTTATATTTGAAGAGTCAAAGAGACTAATGCCGAGTAGCAAAGACTTGGTTCATATACATCACATTAGATATACAGCCAGAGAAAGGCAATTTGATAGGAGGGACATATAAAGTacagagaaaaacaaaaatcactagAGGGCCAAAACAGTGCATACAAATGGACTAGTTTTTGCTTGCACTTTATAGCCACAGATAATATTTAGAAATAAACTTATTGATAAGTACTACTTGATTCATCCCAAAGAGCAACTTGGGTGCACAACTTCAGTTCTCAGTGCCCACATCATCATCAACTTCATAttcatcatcctcatcagctGTTGCATCCTGGTACTGCTGATACTCTGCGACAAGATCATTCATGTTACTCTCTGCTTCGGTAAATTCCATCTCATCCATTCCTTCTCCAGTGTACCAATGCAAGAAAGCCTTCCTCCTAAACATGGCTGTGAACTGCTCACTCACTCTCCTGAACATCTCCTGTATAGAGGTTGAATTCCCAATGAAAGTTGAAGCCATGGCAAGCCCTTTTGGTGGGATGTCACAAACACTGGACTTCACATTGTTGGGAATCCATTCGACGAAGTAGGAAGTGTTTTTGTTCTGCACATTCAACACCTGTTCATCAACTTCTTTGGTGCTCATTTTGCCTCTGAACAAGGCTGATGCTGTGAGGTATCGGCCATGTCTTGGATCAGCTGCGCACATCATATTCTTGGCATCCCACATTTGCTGTGTCAGTTCGGGGACAGTAAGCGACTGGTACTGCTGTGATCCTCGAGAGGTCAGAGGAGCAAAACCAACCATGAAGAAGTGCAGACGTGGGAATGGGATCAAGTTCACTGCTAACTTCCGGAGGTCTGAGTTCAATTGACCCGGGAATCGCAAACAACAAGTCACTCCACTCATTGTTCCCGAAATTAGATGATTCAAGTCCCCAACtgccacccaaaaaaaaaaaaaagaagaaaatac is a genomic window containing:
- the LOC142630958 gene encoding uncharacterized protein LOC142630958, with translation MAFSSSTTIWNTKTTYDYPASKISCYFNNNNSFSTKPLRFTAYSSDSSSSLTPSSSSSSCSTSSCSCSTYYYAATSRYVRNQKSPENERTHDVTFSIVHSDGSNKFEQKINKAKAHNSLKRGLKAIAKKRPLWQKFWFSSKRMRSIILLNVITIVYASDIPIVKGVEMSMDPATFSAVRFVVSAIPFLPFVFRARDDIKTRNAGMELGLWVSLGYLIEAIGLLTADAGRASFISLFTVIVVPLLDGILGAYIPARTWFGVLMSTLGVAMLECSGSPPSVGDLLNFLSAIFFGIHMLRTEHISRSTKKENFLPLLGYEVCVVALLSTIWVLIGGWFDGVNGFDQSTWTWTELWDWIVTFPWMPALYTGIFSTGLCLWVEMAAMRDVSATETAIIYGLEPLWGAGFAWFLLGERWGMSGWIGAALVLGGSLMVQMFGSLPVNKPTEVEEANQKGNLLLVPEKRKVQSALSTSPVVVRTKKDVIDLL
- the LOC142630839 gene encoding tubulin beta-5 chain-like, with the protein product MREILHIQGGQCGNQIGSKFWEVVCDEHGIDQTGQYIGNSELQLERVNVYFNEASGGRYVPRAVLMDLEPGTMDSIRSGPYGQIFRPDNFVFGQSGAGNNWAKGHYTEGAELIDSVLDVVRKEVENCDCLQGFQVCHSLGGGTGSGMGTLLISKIREEYPDRMMLTFSVFPSPKVSDTVVEPYNATLSVHQLVENADECMVLDNEALYDICLRTLKLTTPNFGDLNHLISGTMSGVTCCLRFPGQLNSDLRKLAVNLIPFPRLHFFMVGFAPLTSRGSQQYQSLTVPELTQQMWDAKNMMCAADPRHGRYLTASALFRGKMSTKEVDEQVLNVQNKNTSYFVEWIPNNVKSSVCDIPPKGLAMASTFIGNSTSIQEMFRRVSEQFTAMFRRKAFLHWYTGEGMDEMEFTEAESNMNDLVAEYQQYQDATADEDDEYEVDDDVGTEN